One segment of Castanea sativa cultivar Marrone di Chiusa Pesio chromosome 3, ASM4071231v1 DNA contains the following:
- the LOC142627138 gene encoding uncharacterized protein LOC142627138, protein MGKSSKKSATKVDSAPPAVLPPSKSAKKGKREAEQQLEKQVAKKQKGDEGVEQAVVKQKVEVKTQKKKKEETSSSEDDSSSEEELKINNKKKPPVVESSDDSSDVESSDDSDDEPASKKNVGAAKNGTLGAPAKKGVPAPKLPESDDDSSDDDSSDESSDDEPSAKKEVVAAKNGALAKKGVVAAKPVLKESSDDESSDDDSSDESSDEEPNTKKQAVAAKNGKVATPAKKVEAESSDSSDSDDTESDKPTTTKKVSVAAPPKKVDASDSSSDSESEDSESEGEKRALGSKKSNDSEEESEEDTDESDEDSEEKPSKTPKKNNTDVEMLDAVSPKTKQTDSKSEKKAPQTPVTPHGQTTSKTLFVGNLSFNVEQTDVEDFFKDAGEIVDVRFASDADGRFKGFGHVEFGTVEAAQKAISLNGQDLLGRAVKLDFARERGQYTPHDGKESSNSFQKGGGRGQAYTAYVRGFDKSLGEDEIRSALEEHFGSCGDITRMSVPKDYDSGAVKGFAYVDFGSSDGLNSALGLDGSELNGYGLNVEEARPRGDGAGSGRGGGGRSGGGRSGGRDSGGRFGGRRGGGRGGGGGGRFGGGGGRFGGGGGRGRGTPYKQSFGSTGKKTKFDDDE, encoded by the exons ATGGGCAAGTCAAGTAAGAAGTCGGCTACTAAA GTTGATTCAGCTCCTCCTGCTGTTCTTCCACCGTCCAAGTCTGCCAAGAAAG gCAAGAGAGAAGCTGAACAACAGCTAGAGAAGCAAGTTGCAAAAAAGCAGAAGGGAGATGAGGGTGTAGAGCAGGCTGTTGTGAAGCAGAAGGTTGAAGTGAAgacacaaaagaagaagaaagaggaaaccAGTAGCTCAGAAGATGATTCTTCCTCTGAGGAAGAG CTTAAAATAAACAACAAGAAGAAGCCTCCTGTGGTCGAGTCCAGTGATGATTCTTCAGATGTTGAGTCCAGTGATGATTCTGATGAT GAGCCTGCTTCAAAGAAAAATGTAGGTGCTGCTAAAAATGGTACCCTTGGTGCCCCTGCTAAGAAGGGAGTGCCCGCACCAAAGCTTCCTGAGTCTGATGACGATTCCTCTGATGATGACTCTAGTGATGAGTCTTCAGATGAT GAACCTTCTGCTAAAAAAGAGGTAGTTGCTGCTAAAAATGGTGCCCTTGCTAAGAAGGGAGTGGTTGCAGCAAAGCCTGTTCTGAAAgagtcttcagatgatgaaTCTTCAGATGATGACTCTAGTGATGAATCTTCGGATGAG GAGCCTAATACAAAAAAACAGGCAGTTGCTGCTAAAAATGGTAAGGTTGCTACCCCGGCTAAGAAAGTTGAAGCTGAATCATCTGATAGTTCAGATTCAGATGATACCGAGTCAGAT AAACCAACTACCACAAAGAAAGTATCTGTTGCTGCCCCTCCAAAGAAAGTGGATGCCAGTGATAGCTCCTCTGATAGTGAATCTGAGGATAGTGAATCTGAAGGGGAAAAG CGTGCTCTTGGTTCAAAGAAAAGTAACGATTCAGAGGAGGAATCTGAGGAAGATACAGATGAATCTGATGAAGATAGTGAGGAAAAACCCTCCAAGACTCcaaagaaaaat AACACTGATGTGGAAATGCTGGATGCCGTGTCACCAAAGACCAAGCAGACTGATTCAAAATCTGAGAAGAAAGCT CCTCAAACCCCTGTTACTCCTCACGGTCAAACTACATCAAAGACTCTGTTTGTTGGCAATCTTTCATTCAATGTTGAGCAAACTGATGT GGAAGATTTCTTTAAAGATGCTGGTGAAATTGTTGATGTTCGGTTTGCTTCAGATGCGGATGGGAGATTTAAGGGCTTTGGACATGTTGAATTTGGAACAGTAGAAGCCGCACAAAAG GCTATTAGTTTGAATGGTCAAGATTTGCTAGGTCGTGCTGTTAAACTTGATTTTGCTCGTGAAAGGGGGCAATATACCCCACATGACGG TAAAGAGAGTAGCAACTCATTCCaaaagggaggaggaagaggtcAGGCTTATACAGCATATGTGCGAGGTTTTGATAAATCTCTTGGGGAGGATGAG ATTCGAAGTGCCCTGGAAGAACATTTTGGTTCTTGTGGAGATATTACAAGGATGTCTGTCCCAAAAGATTATGACTCTGGTGCTGTTAAGGG GTTTGCTTATGTGGACTTCGGCAGTAGTGATGGTTTGAACAGTGCTCTAGGACTTGATGGATCTGAACTTAATGGTTATGGACTGAATGTAGAAGAAGCAAGGCCACGGGGTGATGGTGCAGGTAGTGGTAGAGGTGGTGGAGGAAGAAGTGGTGGTGGGAGAAGTGGTGGCAGAGATAGCGGTGGTCGGTTTGGTGGAAGACGTGGAGGTGGCcgaggaggtggtggtggtggtcgTTTTGGTGGGGGTGGTGGTCGTTTTGGTGGCGGCGGCGGGAGGGGACGTGGAACCCCTTATAAGCAAAGCTTTGGATCAACTg GGAAGAAGACGAAGTTTGACGATGATGAGTAA
- the LOC142627139 gene encoding large ribosomal subunit protein eL42-like: MVNVPKTKKTYCKSKECRKHTLHKVTQYKKGKDSLAAQGKRRYDRKQSGYGGQTKPVFHKKAKTTKKIVLRLQCQSCKHMSQHPIKRCKHFEIGGDKKGKGTSLF; encoded by the exons ATG GTGAACGTTCCTAAGACAAAGAAGACATACTGCAAGAGCAAGGAGTGCAGGAAGCACACCTTGCATAAGGTTACACAGTACAAGAAGGGCAAGGATAGTCTTGCTGCTCAGGGAAAGCGCCGCTATGACCGCAAGCAATCTGGTTATGGAGGACAGACCAAACCAGTCTTCCACAAAAAG GCAAAGACTACGAAGAAGATTGTGCTAAGGTTGCAGTGCCAGAGCTGCAAGCACATGTCGCAACATCCAATTAAG CGCTGCAAACACTTTGAAATTGGGGGTGATAAAAAAGGCAAGGGGACCTCTCTTTTCTAG